The Colletotrichum higginsianum IMI 349063 chromosome 2, whole genome shotgun sequence genome has a segment encoding these proteins:
- a CDS encoding Asparagine synthetase, with translation MASTFPINKQTFVGIVVFLFFLWTMSTFTPTTSTRTIHMTPEQAGEQPGQPDKLRPALDTSLPNESPQLSLASPLSHETAGGNTAHEADKTAAKEAPQTPSPDSTKSKSGGKNKDKDKSKSAPASSKPHAPSSSSSKGHDRPLILYAFAESNAARENLKFFVNQGLHDAADFIFILNGETDISSVIPDKKNIKVISRDNSCFDLGAYGEVLRKDDLYKKYKRFITLNASIRGPFLPHWAQSCWSDMYLGRVTDEVKLVGMTANCWPRFHVQSMIWATDIVGIELLLNPPPRSSIEDQFGTVDDPVGMSGCYDDWNHAVHAEIGSTDAFLKQGYKVDVMMTAFQKSKNYIEECDTSENGDVLWNGRYFGTNVHPYETIFIKANRDIDPTLIEHLTTWHQASGFDSYAAYRFGVSRRARPPEPVATAEFELPIPELEDAPGNLDSSIDHAELLAKRPERNSYTAGSGVRVVVGDIGGVVKDDEGAEADDAGEGDAGKSCQSHSTRSERGQGAASTYKMPMENTIVTMSFLFDGICSWWSSSSCNQAWLNGPALEECRKEKGDRLRQGETNGHPYGKPPTDFSLLKKCTFLDMNGTYDGEDSCFNQWQAGIGGLKGGSIRPTASRSGTSSTSSSWASAARRTCRPYARAWNTALRRLRTSPPLESAFERIWPPKQVSSEAKMKQFAEDEARGHHASCIAPIGADDNPQAVLDSNFKVHGVDGLRVVSASIFPKIPGFYVVLGIYMASKKATDVIFAEAQVAFNRPTGYGLGHARLSIIDLSPAGLQPLHSKDGQLHAAVNGEIYDHDAIRARCAAEHGYDFSGRSDSEVVLALYRHHGAPGFLDHLRGEFAFVLHDERSGDVIAARDRFGIKPLFWTRVNNDDNDDDDDDDDDDDDDGALARILVASEIKAFLPMGWRPEWDVAAIASGAAMQGEGTLFKGVKKVLPGHWMRFARDGSVKQYRYWDANYGDKSVRETRTLEEMTQGVRDRLVEAVRLRLQADVPVGIYLSGGIDSSIVAGITTQLVRERGIKLGSRGAEDQITCFSISFTSDSAYNEYDIAERTAKWLDVAIVEKAMDEAELARHFADSVYHTEHHHYNLNSVGKHALSELPRLRGIPVVLTGEGADEHFAGYPFLVSDLLREPDAAFPSSPIDTDAVFRAAFLETAEAQLRTMFNIVGMFDHPALDDGNPDFWPLAGLDSFWAQLRSHPSNDVFAPWVRRATASDGLDAYAAMVDALPADARQNMLTRWHALHSALYLYLKTSMANMVLTCLGDRSEMAHSIEARLPFLDHELAEYVNGLPPSVKMSYRHPEEGDDNGRATRGQGAESLFWNNMAAARDRLIDKKILRDAGRPFITDEIYHRKKHPYSAPSKWPVGGPMQSMFQDLLTKEAVDQLGFVDYDVVSSSLRSAFGADGDLVAFRKLLVVGAWVVLSQRFGVRPAGAW, from the exons ATGGCCTCGACCTTCCCCATAAACAAGCAGACCTTTGTTGGCATTGTcgtctttctcttcttcctgtggACAATGTCGACCTTTACCCCGACAACATCGACAAGAACGATACATATG ACGCCCGAACAAGCTGGGGAGCAGCCGGGCCAGCCGGACAAGTTGAGGCCTGCCCTGGACACCTCCCTCCCGAACGAATCGCCCCAGCTTTCGCTTgcgtcgccgttgtcgcACGAGACCGCGGGGGGCAACACAGCGCATGAGGCCGACAAAACGGCTGCCAAGGAAGCACCGCAGACTCCAAGCCCAGACTCGACCAAGAGCAAGAGCGGAGGCaagaacaaggacaaggacaagagCAAGTCGGCCCCGGCGTCGAGCAAGCCGCacgcgccctcgtcctcgtcctccaaAGGGCACGACAGGCCCCTGATCCTCTACGCCTTCGCCGAGTCCAATGCCGCCCGCGAGAACCTCAAGTTCTTCGTTAACCAGGGCCTccacgatgccgccgatTTCATCTTCATCCTGAACGGTGAGACCGACATCAGCAGCGTCATCCCGGATAAGAAGAACATCAAGGTCATCAGCCGTGACAACTCCTGCTTCGACCTGGGTGCTTACGGTGAGGTCCTCCGCAAGGACGACTTGTACAAGAAGTACAAGCGCTTCATCACACTGAACGCGAGCATCCGCGGGCCCTTTCTCCCCCACTGGGCCCAATCCTGCTGGAGCGACATGTACCTTGGACGTGTCACGGACGAGGTCAAG CTGGTCGGTATGACGGCTAACTGCTGGCCCCGGTTCCACGTCCAGTCGATGATCTGGGCCACCGACATAGTCGGCATCGAACTGCTCCTCAACCCGCCTCCGCGCTCTTCTATAGAAGACCAGTTTGGTACCGTGGACGATCCCGTAGGCATGAGCGGCTGCTACGACGATTGGAATCACGCCGTCCACGCCGAGATCGGCTCCACAGACGCCTTCCTGAAGCAGGGCTACAAGGTCGACGTCATGATGACAGCCTTTCAAAAGTCAAAGAACTACATCGAGGAGTGCGACACGTCGGAGAACGGCGACGTCCTCTGGAACGGCAGGTACTTTGGCACAAACGTCCACCCCTACGAGACCATCTTTATCAAGGCCAACCGTGACATTGACCCCACTCTCATCGAGCACCTGACGACGTGGCATCAGGCGTCGGGCTTTGACAGTTATGCCGCCT ACCGCTTCGGGGTGAGCCGACGAGCGAGGCCGCCCGAGCCGGTGGCCACCGCCGAGTTCGAGTTGCCGATCCCGGAGCTGGAAGACGCGCCGGGCAACTTGGACTCGAGCATCGATCACGCGGAACTCCTGGCGAAGAGGCCAGAAAGGAACTCGTACACGGCGGGCA GCGGCGTCCGCGTAGTCGTAGGTGATATTGGTGGAGTTGTCaaagacgacgagggtgcGGAGGCGGATGATGCTGGCGAGGGTGACGCTGGAAAGTCCTGTCAGTCTCACAGCACTCGATCGGAAAGGGGACAAGGAGCGGCAAGCACATACAAAATGCCTATGGAGAACACGATCGTGACTATGAGCTTCCTTTTCGACGGCATCTGCAGCTG GTGGTCCTCTTCCAGCTGCAACCAGGCATGGTTGAATGGGCCAGCACTGGAAGAATGTCGCAAAGAAAAAGGCGACCGCTTACGCCAGGGTGAGACCAATGGTCACCCATATGGCAAGCCGCCTACCGACTTCTCCCTGCTCAAGAAATGCACGTTCCTCGACATGAACGGCACCTATGACGGCGAGGACTCCTGCTTCAACCAGTGGCAAGCCGGCATCGGCGGTCTCAAGGGCGGCTCTATACGACCAACGGCATCGCGTTCGGGTACCTCAAGCACCT CTTCTTCGTGGGCGtcagcggcgaggaggacctgCAGGCCGTATGCGAGGGCATGGAATACGGCATTGAGGCGTTTGAGAACCTCACCCCCGCTCGAAAGTGCCTTTGAGCGCATCTGGCCGCCCAAGCAGGTCTCATCCGAGGCTAAGATGAAGCAgttcgccgaggacgaggccagGGGCCACCACGCCAGCTGCATCGCGCCCATCGGTGCCGACGACAATCCCCAAGCCGTCTTGGACTCCAACTTCAAGGtccacggcgtcgacggcctgaGAGTCGTGAGCGCTTCCATCTTCCCCAAGATCCCCGGCTTCTACGTCGTGCTCGGGATCTACATGGCGAGCAAGAAAGCGACCGATGTGATTTTTGCCGAGGCACAGGTCGC TTTTAACCGTCCCACGGGATACG GCCTCGGCCACGCCCGTCTCTCAATCATAGACCTCTCCCCAGCTGGCCTGCAACCGCTCCACAGTAAAGACGGTCAGctccacgccgccgtcaacggcgagatCTACGACCACGACGCCATCCGCGCCCGCTGCGCTGCCGAGCACGGCTACGACTTCTCCGGTCGCAGTGATAGCGAGGTCGTCCTCGCGCTGTACCGGCACCACGGCGCGCCCGGCTTCCTCGACCACCTGCGCGGCGAGTTCGCCTTCGTCCTGCACGACGAGCGGTCCGGGGACGTGATCGCCGCGAGGGACCGGTTCGGCATCAAGCCGCTATTCTGGACCCGAGTCAACAACGATGacaatgacgacgacgacgacgacgacgacgacgacgacgatgacggcgccctGGCCCGGATCCTCGTGGCGTCTGAGATCAAGGCGTTCCTGCCAATGGGATGGCGGCCCGAGTgggacgtcgccgccatcgccagcgGCGCAGCGATGCAGGGCGAGGGGACGCTGTTCAAGGGGGTGAAAAAGGTCTTGCCCGGGCACTGGATGCGGTTCGCGCGGGATGGGAGTGTCAAGCAGTATCGCTATTGGGATGCCAACTACGGCGACAAA TCAGTCAGGGAGACGCGCACGCTCGAAGAGATGACGCAGGGCGTCCGCGACCGACTCGTGGAAGCCGTCCGTCTGCGCCTCCAGGCCGACGTGCCCGTCGGCATCTACCTCTCGGGTGGCATCGACTCCTCCATCGTGGCCGGCATCACGACCCAGCTCGTGCGGGAGAGAGGCATTAAGCTGGGGAGCCGGGGCGCTGAGGACCAGATCACCTGCTTCAGCATCTCCTTCACCTCGGACTCGGCCTACAACGAGTACG ACATCGCGGAGCGCACCGCCAAGTGGCTCGATGTGGCCATCGTGGAAAAGGccatggacgaggccgaaCTTGCGCGCCACTTCGCCGACTCGGTCTACCACACCGAGCACCATCACTACAATCTCAACAGCGTTGGGAAGCACGCCTTGTCGGAGCTGCCGCGCCTTCGGGGTATCCCCGTCGTTCTCACTGGcgaaggcgccgacgagcacTTCGCCGGCTACCCCTTCCTCGTCTCGGATCTCCTCCGCGAGCCCGACGCCGCCTTCCCCTCGTCTCCGATCGacaccgacgccgtcttccgtgccgccttcctcgagaccgccgaggcccaACTGCGGACCATGTTCAACATCGTCGGCATGTTCGACCACCccgcccttgacgacggcAACCCGGACTTCTGGCCCCTTGCGGGCCTCGACTCCTTCTGGGCTCAGCTACGCTCGCATCCCTCCAACGACGTCTTCGCCCCCTGGGTGCGCCGGGCGACCGCCAGCGATGGCCTAGACGCATACGCCGCGATGGTCGACGCCTTGCCTGCCGACGCGCGCCAGAACATGCTCACGCGCTGGCACGCGCTCCACTCGGCTCTGTACCTCTACCTCAAGACCTCCATGGCCAACATGGTTCTTACATGCTTGGGCGACCGGTCCGAGATGGCACACAGCATCGAGGCGCGCCTTCCGTTCCTTGACCACGAGCTCGCCGAATATGTCAACGGGCTCCCGCCCAGTGTCAAGATGAGCTACCGCCACCCCGAAGAAGGAGATGACAACGGGCGCGCGACGAGGGGACAAGGAGCAGAGAGCCTGTTCTGGAACaacatggccgccgcccgagaccgTCTGATCGACAAGAAGATTTTACGGGACGCCGGACGGCCCTTCATCACGGACGAGATTTATCACCGCAAGAAGCACCCTTACTCTGCCCCGTCAAAATGGCCCGTAGGCGGGCCCATGCAATCCATGTTCCAGGATCTGCTAACTAAGGAGGCGGTCGACCAGCTGGGCTTCGTCGACTACGATGTcgtctcctcgtcgctcAGGTCTGCGTTTGGCGCGGACGGCGACCTTGTGGCGTTCAGGAAactgctcgtcgtcggcgcctgGGTTGTGCTGAGCCAAAGATTCGGTGTCAGACCAGCGGGAGCCTGGTAA